The genomic DNA CCAACTGCTGCGCCAGCGACTGGCTTCCACTCCCACTCCCGCCCCAACCCCCGTCTCGCCCTCAAGCGGGATTTCCAGCACCCCGGGCTACCAGACCTCCTCGCCCGCTGCGACCAGTGGAGCCGGATACTGGATCAGCTCGACCGGCAAACGTCACAACAGCGGATGCCGCTACTACCAGACATCCAAAGGCAGGCCGGGCACCCAGACCGAGGGTGTGGCCTGTAAAATATGCGGCGGATAGGAGGCTTCACGCTCCTGGCCCTGGTCGCCGTCCTTACTCTGGCCAGCCCGTCGTGTTCGTTCGGCAATCCAAAGCCAGCCGACCACTACCCGCTACGGGTGGCAACTTGGAATGTCCAGTGGTTCCCAGGCAAGTCTCCTAGGAACGACCCGGCTGCCGAAGACGCCCACATTGCCTCGGTGGCCACCGTCCTCCAGCGACTTAACGCAGACATCCTCCTCTTCCAAGAGGTCAAGGCGTGGGCCCCCCTTGAGCGGGTTGTTTCCGGCCTGCCGCGCATCCGTATCCACGTCCTTAGTCGTTTCCCGAACCCGATCGGAGGAGGGGTTGGACCCCAGCAGTTGGCCATCGCCAGCAGACTGCCCGCGTGGTCGGCGTGGTCGGAGCCCTGGAAGCAAAGCTGGGCGAATGCTCCTCGGGGATTCGCGTTCGCCGCACTGGATGATGGCAGCGGTACCCCTATCCTAGTCTACAACGTCCACCTGAAAAGCAATCTGGGTGACCCCGTGGCGAATACCAGCAAGCGCGAGGACGCCTCGGCCCAGTTACTCGCCCACATGGCCGAGATGAAGCGGGCCTACGGTTCCGAGAAGGTCATTGTGGGGGGCGACTTCAACACCGACATGGAGGGAGTGGGGCTGGCGGGGGAGAACACCTTACGGGCCATGGCCGAGTCCGGGCTCTTCTGGACATTCGAGGGACTGCCCTTGACCAACCGTGTCACGCTCCCGG from Candidatus Methylacidiphilales bacterium includes the following:
- a CDS encoding endonuclease/exonuclease/phosphatase family protein, with the translated sequence MRRIGGFTLLALVAVLTLASPSCSFGNPKPADHYPLRVATWNVQWFPGKSPRNDPAAEDAHIASVATVLQRLNADILLFQEVKAWAPLERVVSGLPRIRIHVLSRFPNPIGGGVGPQQLAIASRLPAWSAWSEPWKQSWANAPRGFAFAALDDGSGTPILVYNVHLKSNLGDPVANTSKREDASAQLLAHMAEMKRAYGSEKVIVGGDFNTDMEGVGLAGENTLRAMAESGLFWTFEGLPLTNRVTLPAKGRYPDACFDHILTKGFGRPVAQVTPTPEASDHHPVSIVITPTP